The following are encoded together in the Deltaproteobacteria bacterium HGW-Deltaproteobacteria-18 genome:
- a CDS encoding USH1C-binding protein 1: MSQVTGPQGLSQIMADIDLGPAGGIQMMFAKLQMAQSQICKNQANDYMKQIQDIQAEQKACADLIATARDLQNKGKNGEGVGIKSISGTTTKGKDCYPMPQKLVDFMDERNLSYPNSDKDYILGKDEWDYTLKSLTNYQEQIGSKTQTLMVYLQDFIGQHNSFL; encoded by the coding sequence ATGTCACAAGTCACAGGTCCTCAAGGCCTGTCCCAGATAATGGCGGATATCGACCTCGGTCCGGCCGGCGGCATCCAGATGATGTTCGCCAAGCTGCAGATGGCCCAGTCTCAGATATGTAAGAATCAAGCCAACGACTACATGAAACAGATCCAGGACATCCAGGCCGAGCAGAAGGCCTGCGCCGACTTGATCGCTACTGCCCGGGACCTTCAGAACAAAGGCAAGAACGGAGAAGGCGTCGGCATCAAAAGCATCAGCGGCACGACCACCAAGGGGAAGGACTGCTACCCCATGCCCCAGAAACTCGTGGACTTCATGGACGAGCGCAATCTCAGCTACCCGAATTCGGACAAGGACTACATCCTGGGCAAGGACGAATGGGACTACACCCTCAAATCCCTGACCAACTACCAGGAACAGATCGGCAGCAAGACCCAGACCCTCATGGTCTACCTGCAGGACTTCATCGGACAGCACAATTCCTTCCT
- a CDS encoding SepL/TyeA/HrpJ family type III secretion system gatekeeper encodes MSVDFSINTQFARQGQDAGVASAGSAMTGTFMGRQAAAVTSPMSLLADAAEEMTFAADTTDEFELADRKERKKTSESLIERVQMYQEMMHEAGKTQDMDELTRRLRHGGGKDQALREAREQFPDPSDAWAALAGALDTLEREGVDASVCDGIRAAMDELRAQEGPAIHAGIQGALAAREFDGLGSSDDLRGMYRQTVLDFGTVNDVLAHVLERHGDVGFDKAMDFLFRALGNDLAADIPSMDKTHLESVHANLGQVRLLQSAHTLCDKMLERWENVHGVQGVRDGSLRPMDLLGEIVGLRNERFLGAMHIDRITVRAQAPDIEHEVLFLQEMLNMTRSFPSQLFEGDQERMKVLDAVQERVDNAIAREDDFLAAQEEG; translated from the coding sequence ATGAGCGTTGATTTTTCCATCAACACCCAGTTCGCGCGGCAAGGCCAGGACGCCGGAGTCGCTTCCGCCGGATCGGCCATGACCGGGACGTTCATGGGCCGTCAGGCCGCAGCCGTGACTTCGCCCATGTCCCTGCTGGCCGACGCCGCCGAGGAGATGACTTTCGCCGCGGACACGACGGACGAGTTCGAACTGGCCGACCGCAAGGAGCGCAAGAAGACCTCCGAATCCCTGATCGAGCGGGTGCAGATGTATCAGGAAATGATGCACGAGGCCGGCAAGACGCAGGACATGGACGAACTGACCCGCCGATTGCGCCATGGCGGAGGCAAGGATCAGGCCTTGCGTGAGGCTCGCGAGCAATTCCCTGACCCGTCGGACGCCTGGGCGGCCCTGGCCGGGGCCCTGGATACGCTGGAGAGGGAAGGAGTTGACGCGTCGGTGTGCGACGGCATTCGGGCCGCCATGGACGAGTTGCGGGCGCAGGAGGGGCCGGCCATCCACGCCGGCATCCAGGGGGCCCTGGCTGCCAGGGAGTTCGACGGCCTCGGCTCCTCGGACGATCTGCGGGGCATGTATCGTCAGACCGTGCTTGATTTCGGGACCGTCAACGACGTTCTGGCCCATGTTCTCGAACGCCACGGCGACGTCGGCTTCGACAAGGCCATGGATTTTTTGTTCCGTGCCCTGGGCAACGATCTGGCCGCGGACATCCCCAGCATGGACAAGACGCATCTGGAAAGCGTGCACGCAAACCTGGGCCAGGTGCGGCTGCTGCAAAGCGCCCATACGCTGTGCGACAAGATGCTTGAGCGCTGGGAGAACGTGCATGGCGTGCAGGGGGTGCGTGACGGATCCCTGCGGCCCATGGACCTTTTGGGAGAGATCGTGGGGCTGCGCAACGAACGCTTCCTCGGAGCCATGCATATCGATCGGATCACAGTTCGGGCGCAGGCCCCGGACATCGAACACGAGGTTCTTTTTCTGCAGGAAATGCTCAACATGACACGAAGTTTCCCGTCGCAACTCTTCGAAGGCGACCAGGAGCGCATGAAAGTGCTCGATGCCGTACAGGAGCGCGTCGATAACGCCATTGCCCGCGAGGACGATTTTCTCGCGGCCCAGGAAGAGGGCTGA
- the sycN gene encoding type III secretion chaperone SycN produces MLDREIAEFGRRMGMPGFALVGGDVAALDVESLGRVYFERGEGELLVYLAFPIPAHDAKAPQRVLELCGYRHAHPMPLCGGVHAGNAVLLTRMDERTVTAAMLENAIAFLGKMQERIA; encoded by the coding sequence ATGCTTGATCGTGAAATCGCTGAATTCGGTCGCCGAATGGGCATGCCGGGCTTCGCCCTCGTCGGCGGCGATGTCGCCGCCCTGGATGTCGAGAGTCTCGGTCGCGTGTATTTTGAAAGGGGCGAGGGGGAGCTTCTCGTTTACCTCGCGTTCCCGATCCCGGCGCATGATGCAAAAGCCCCGCAACGGGTGCTGGAGCTGTGTGGATATCGCCATGCCCATCCCATGCCCCTTTGCGGCGGAGTGCACGCGGGCAATGCCGTGCTCCTGACCCGGATGGACGAGCGCACCGTTACGGCCGCCATGCTTGAGAACGCCATTGCATTTCTTGGAAAGATGCAGGAACGCATCGCATAA
- a CDS encoding type III secretion protein has protein sequence MVSSINNLLDPSLGIQDILDPGLSADGQLPQARPLAANVLREAGLEELYSPLNAARLVEQALCPDVGDGELLRPEVFAANLRESFEALKDSQNPEVRDFLNTDLRLLLENRDLLQAYTGLMIGG, from the coding sequence ATGGTTTCATCCATCAATAATCTGCTCGATCCGTCCCTGGGGATTCAGGATATCCTGGACCCGGGACTTTCCGCCGACGGACAACTGCCCCAGGCCAGGCCGCTGGCTGCCAACGTGCTGCGCGAGGCCGGCCTGGAGGAACTGTATTCGCCCCTCAACGCCGCCAGGCTTGTGGAGCAGGCGCTGTGTCCGGACGTGGGCGACGGCGAGTTGCTGCGGCCCGAGGTTTTCGCCGCCAACCTGCGCGAAAGCTTCGAGGCCTTGAAGGACAGCCAGAATCCTGAAGTGCGGGATTTTCTGAACACGGATCTGCGCCTGTTGCTGGAGAATCGGGACCTTCTGCAGGCCTACACCGGTCTGATGATCGGAGGCTAG